In Brassica napus cultivar Da-Ae chromosome A3, Da-Ae, whole genome shotgun sequence, the sequence AATGTTAAGATTCGACACACATCAGTACTTCTGTTACAAGGAAGGCACATTACTTTGTGTTTACCTTGGGCTGGATCATATCCTAAGAAAACTGTTATATCGTTCCAGCTCTTTCTTGGCTTGGGTAAGGTTACAAACTCTTTCTTACTAGGGTTCCAAACTACGGGCTTTCCTGATTCCTGGAAACAGATCAAGCCGTGGACAGATTCTGTAGGATATAAACCATTAGTTTCTGGGAACTTCATATTATAACAACTAATAGGCTGAGAAGATGAGAAAGACTTGCTCGAACTCTGATGAAGAGTATGCATGTGCTTATGCTGCGGAATCGAGGAAACAAACAGACTGTCATATTTTCTGACGCAAAGTAGAATAGTTTGCCGAGGGGACCGAGTTTCGAACAAGTTGATGAAATATGGATCGGTGCTTATTGATGACCAGAGCTTTGACACGCAACGGAACCTCGCAACAGATTTCTCAGGCTCGGAGGTTAGATCGTGAGGAAAAGATCCCTTGTAGTAGTTTCTGTTCTTCTTTTGGTCTGGTTGCTCCATGTTTGGTAAAGAAAACCTAGTTTAGGCTTcgttaatatatgtttttcttatataattaaaatttacattaaaactaaaatttaaatttaaattagatttaattttaaattttaaatttaaattaatctatatGCGTTTCTATGACTGCTATGACTGCTGCTAGGCTTCTTTCGATTTTTGAGCGTTAAGGTAAGGCTCATTTTGTTTGTTAGTAGTAGTATTATGGTTCAAAAGTAGATTGATGGAAAAAGATGACTTGTAATTTGATGTTTTACcctctattattattttttttttttgtagatggATGACTTTCTCTTAGAGAGACGTGCACTAAAATTTATCCTCAGGTGAgtgtcttttttttgtaacttaagaAGCAAGTTTGGCTTGGTTTTAATACGTCTCAATTTTGTGTAAACTGCAGGATGACTTCGGGAGTAGTCTACACAATAGTGATGCATGTTTTGTTCATCACGGCATACACTTTGCTAACTTTTCGGATTTTCTATAAAAAGGGCTTTGATCCTCGTCCTGTTTCTTGATGCAATTGGCCTCTTTGTCTTATACCTTTTCTTTGGTTTAGTGGAATTTTTTGTGAGAGCGTCTTTTAAAGACCAGGTGTGTGTCACTTTCTTCGAGCATGTCAGCCATCTGGTGGGATCTATGTTGCTCCTCGGGCAGAGGGTTCCAACAGTTATATTTTGCCACTCTTCTTTTggactttttttttagtttggtgTTCCACTTTTATTCCAGAATTAATTGGAACAGTCCTTAATCCAACCATTGATTTAgtatttaatataaatgttGTATTGTTGAGGGCGTATTTCTTAGGCCTTACAACccaaaaaaagttcaaaaaattgtcattttattaAAGTTTCAACACACTGCACTAGTCCTACTACATGTGAAAGAAAATATGACTAGAAAAAATTTAGCATCTACTTCTATATCTTGTGAGAAGAAACTTGGGTCCACTAAACATGAAACTTGAAGATTACCTGCCGCATTTGTGAGGTGAGCAGTTGCGCCTGAATCCATATACCACTGGCCGTCTGTGGGGTCGACTAGGGTCATCGTGTTGAAGGCTGAGGCGAAATCTGTGGTGGGTATTTGCTGATTAACGGCATTGTTGTGTGGTCCTTGTACTAGGAGCTGTTGTTGAGGACGCGGGCCGAGTAGTCCCTGCTGTGGGTGCGACTGCTGGGGTAGCTGCATCAATGGATTGAACTGTTGTTGTGGCCACATTGGATATCCTGTTTGCCAGTATGGTGCGCTCCATTGATTGAAGAACTGTCGTTGTTGATTGTTGGTGGAGCGACCTCTACCGCGGTTACGGGCactgttttctctgttttgaaagTTGCGTTGCTGAAAGTTTGAGTTGTTTGATTTCTGTTCTGGTTGGCTTGGGGTGACGTTGAGAACCttagcagaagaagaagactcaTCTTTGTTAAGCCAGGTCTTTTTGCCTTTTCCTAGTCGCTCCTCCTCCAAGAGGAGCATGGAACGCGCTTGATCAAACGTCGGTAAAGGTTGACTATGCATGATGACGTTGATTATGTTGTCGTACTTCGCGTAGAGTCCGTTGAGCAGATAGGTAACCAATGTTCTTTCGGAGACCGGAGCATTGACATTGGTCATGAGATCAGCAATTGATTTGAGCTCTTGGCAATAGGCATGAATGGTGAGATCACCTATCTCTTGCGTACGGAGCTTGTGATCGAGTTGAACGGCCCGAGCTTCTTTGTTTTCACGGAAGAAGGTTCAAGACGAATTCAGATCTCGCGAGCAGTCCCACCAGTTTTAAATGTGCTGCGAAAGAGATCTTTGGAGAGGGTTCCGTAGATCCAAAGCTTAACAACGCCATCACGTTTTGTCCAAGCTTCTTCATCATCGTTGTTCGTGAGCAGAGTGCATGGCCTGCGACATCAAAGCTTTGGCAATGGGTCATGAATAACTCACGCCAAGCATCATAATTCCCATCATCGAGATCTAGGAGAAACAGAACATGTGTCTTGATGTTTGTGACACCATACACACGATCAAGAGGAGCAACAGCAGCAGGGGCGGCCATTGAAGTACAgaaaaagagatttagagaagaagaagacgaaagaaggagaagaaaagagTTGGGAATTTGCGTAAAAGGTTCAGGGGTAATATTGTTTCCCTTGAACTGATCATTGTATTGATACGATATTATATACAACGTACAGGTGAGATATTCCAGGGAATATACAGAGAATAGTATCTAAtgatatctatactatataCATGATACTTATCATCTTATATTGACTTCTTTCAGGTAATCGTCCTTAGAGTGTAAAACTGAATCTTGAAGCTGCGATGATGAACAAGGTGATTCCATTGACGGCAAGCCTCAATGGCGGCATTGAAGTTCCAATTTAACCCTTCAAGTTAAAAGAATGATTCTTGTCAACACACTAGCTCCAAGTTCATTGCAAATGTGTTTGACACTATCAACCTGTTACATATTTACTAGCTCCATGATTAATACCTAAAATGAACCATCCAATTATCCAAACATCAACTTTTTCAACTCATTTTTGGTTTTCTACTCATAATTCAAGAGAATCTTGCCGAGTTCCAGTTCTCTTGTGTAAGTAACCATGAACGGTGTTTaaacatataaggttttcttAAACTTTGTTTTAGGTAATGTTCAATGCGGTGCTGGAGAATGCATGTAGTGAGATGGGAGGTATGATGTCTGCCATGGACAGCTCAAGCAGAAACGCAGGAAAAATGCTTGACCCTCTCACCCTCACTTACAAAAGTACTCGTCAAGCCTCTATTACCACAGAGCTTATCGAAATTATCTCTggagcttctgcacttgaagcCGCTGAATAAGCACATTATGTTTGCGTTAACTTGGCTTTGATATCTATCCACCTTGAAGGAGAAATAGTGTGTTTTGAACTCTTTAAGGGCTACTGAATCAATTTCCTTTGCTGGCTTCTTATTGAGGCTACCAGTATTTGCtcatgttaagctagatgggcttCCAACATAAAACTAATTGGTGCTAAGTGGAGTGGCTCatccatcttatatattgttaaggatcccttccaatatccgatgtgggacatttatccctaatacgcctcctcgagatgatggctctttgagcgtcaatctcggaatgttcgGGCAAGGATCGATGGGCCAACTTTGGACTGGATCGATAATGGATCAGATTGGACTGTGTGGAtcgagctctgataccatgttaagctagatAGACTTCCAACAtaaaaccaattggtgctaAGTGGAGTGGCCCATCATCTTATATATTGTTAAGGATCCCTTccaatatccgatgtgggacatTTATCCCTAATAGCTCAAAGgttttttcataataaatatCCCTGTAATTTACAGCAGGATTACGAATAATTGCATTAGCATTAGTTCTGATTTCAGATACACTTTCCCCCAATAATCTTCAGTGTTGTGGTCAAAcacattatataatatatatacattccGGTTTCATATTCTAGctttgaaacaaaaatcaatGCTAGTTTGTGGAAATAAAAAAGACACCAAGAGCCTACAAAGTACAAACGTATCCAGTCCAATGAGTCTGTTGTCATGATAAGTATAGTAAGTCTTGTTGCTTGCCGTCCGAACCATATAGAAGGCATTAGGCAGTTCAAGAACGAGTTTGATTCCAGCGGTGGCAGCCAAACTGACTAATTCAATTGGAGTCTGGTGGGATACCATCACCGGTCTGGTCACGACTCACGAAACTACATCTACCAATTCAGTGGCTGGAACTCAACTCTGAAAACCACAACAACCGTCTCTTATGCATCACCTCTGTTACTTGGCGCACAAGCTTCCGGTAAATCTATCATCCAGTAATTCAAAGTATAAGCAGCTTAGGAATGCCGAGAGAAAATTGATCAGAGGGTAGAGCTGCCAAACAAATCTGTTTGAAGAGAGGGTAAATACTTGCAAAACTATGATTACAATACTCTAATTATAAAACGTAATTCTGATAAAGGGAAACTGTACTTTTCCCTAATCATTGATTCATTGtggtaaataaaatttgaagaattataaaaaattataaaatttagtaCGAAATTTAAAAGTCCTCG encodes:
- the LOC106441788 gene encoding uncharacterized protein LOC106441788, producing the protein MTNVNAPVSERTLVTYLLNGLYAKYDNIINVIMHSQPLPTFDQARSMLLLEEERLGKGKKTWLNKDESSSSAKVLNVTPSQPEQKSNNSNFQQRNFQNRENSARNRGRGRSTNNQQRQFFNQWSAPYWQTGYPMWPQQQFNPLMQLPQQSHPQQGLLGPRPQQQLLVQGPHNNAVNQQIPTTDFASAFNTMTLVDPTDGQWYMDSGATAHLTNAAGNLQVSCLVDPSFFSQDIEVDAKFFLVIFSFTCSRTSAVC